The window TTCGGGGTAAATGGATAATTTTTTCCAGGTGACGGGTCTGCTGCCCTCTGACTGATTTTTGCGATGCTATCCATCCTGATATCTCATCCATGAATCTTTCCCCTGAAGAGCAGGGATAATGATTGCACCCCCCTCATGGTGCACCGATGCTCTCTATCCATCTGCTATAGAGATAAGCGGTGCAGGCGTCAAGGCGGGCATCGCAAAGGTCATGGTTGAACATCTCCAGGCAGGATAGCAGCAAGTCGCCCTCTGAGAGAAACGATGCCCGCCGGCATTTCCTTCCCGGGTATATGCCCGCCGAAAAGCTGCACCTTTGCGGCGTAGGGATAGACCTCGATAACCCAGCAACCCCCTGTAGTTATCTCATCCTTAAGCGTGACCGCCCGATAGACCACATTTTTCATAATCGACCTCTTTATGGTATAGTAGCAAGGGGTGCCGTGGCGGGAGAGATCCCTTTCGCACCCCCTCCCCTTTGAAGGCGACAGCGGCTGGCCGGGACAGCTCTCCTCGAGGCGGCAAAGCCCTTTGGGCAGGCTAAGGGGAGCATAGATGGCAACTATGGAGGGATGGTGGCATTCTATCGCCTCGATAATCTGACCATCGCTCAAGAGAAAACCGAACCCATCGAGGTGAAGCCCCACATAAAGCGCCACGCAGGCGGTTTGCTTTTTCTCCCCGTTGGTGAGGTCGGGGCCGATGAAGTTAGCCCTTACCAAGGCGCTAGGAATCGGTTGCGATCCCCGCTCGCTTCATTATCTCCCGTGCCACAACCACGCCCGAGGCCGATGCCTGGACCAGGCCGCGGGTAACCCCGGCACCATCCCCGGCGGCAAATAGATTGGCTATCTCGCTCTCCAGGCTCTGGCTGAGGGCAAGCCGCGATGAATAGAACTTGACCTCGATCCCGTAGAGCAGGGTGTGGCGCGACGCTACGCCCGGTGCAAGCCTGTCCATGGCATCCAGCATCTCGATAATGCCCTTCAGGTGGCGATAGGGAAGGGCGAAGCTCAGGTCGCCTGGAGTGGCGCTCCTAAGGGTAGGCCGTATGATACCCCTCTCGATGCGCTCCGGGGTGGAGCGCCGTCCCTCCATAAGGTCGCCAAGCCGCTGCACTATCACGCCCCCACTCAGGATGTTTGCCAGATGAGCCAGGTGACGACCATAGGCGATGGGGTCGCGGAAGGGCTCGGTGAAGGTTGTGCTCACCAGGAGGGCAAAGTTGGTGTTTTTTGTCTTGCGTTCCGCGTAGCTATGCCCGTTTACCGTGGTCACCGGGTCGCTGCCCCCGGTGGACTCCATGGTCACCTCACCTGCCGGGCACATGCAGAAGGTTCTGACCCGGTCATCGAAGGCTTTGGAATAATACTCCAGCTTGCACTCGTACAGGGCGTCGGTTAACTCGCTGAGGACCGCCTCAGGCACCTCCACCCTGACCCCCACATCGACGGGGTTAATCTGAAGGGTGAGCCCCAGACGCTCGGCCTCGCGGACCAGCCAATCAGCCCCCTCCCTTCCCGGGGCGATGAGCAGATAGCGGCACTCGAACCTCTGTCCATCCTTGGTCTCTATACCCTTGACGGTTCCATTCTCAGTGAGGACGGTATGCGCCACGGTGCCCAATTTAACCTCGACCCTGCTAGAGAGGAAGTCGCGCATCGCGCATAGCACGGAACGAGAGCGCTCCGTGCCCAAGTGGCGTACTGTCATCGGGATAAGGCGCAGGTCTGCCAATGTTGCTCTGCGCCCCAGCTCCTCAATCTCATCCCCGCTGCCATATACCCGGTTTGAACCGCCAAACTGGAGATAGCTGCTATCGACGTACTGCACCAGCTCCCGGGTCTTATCCAGCCCGACGTAATCCACGAGCCTACCACCCACATCAGCGGAGAGGGTGAGCTTTCCATCGCTGAAGGCGCCAGCGCCGCCCAGTCCACTGACCAGGTCGCATGGGGTACATGGCGGACAGCTAATCCCCTTTTCCATAAAGGGGCAGACGCGAGAATCGATGTCCTTGCCCTTCTCCACGAGCAGGATGCTCAGGTCTGATGCTTTACAGAGTTCCAGAGCGGCAAATAGGCCCGCTGGCCCTCCGCCCACGATAACCACATCGTATTTATCCGGCAACTCTCTCTCCTTGCCTATTCTAACTGAGTCTTAATTAGGTTGTCAAAGGGACTTGCTCATCCAGCACATTAATGACACGAAGCAGTTCACCCGATTTTCCCTGCCATTGCGACGACCCCTGTCGCTCTAACAATCTAATATTTTCCAACTCGCCCGGCCCGTGATGTTTTATTTGGGGCACACCCCTTTATAACTCCCGTATTGTGAAACCATCCCCCAATCCCCAATCACTAATTGCTAATTGCCAATTACCATTAACCCTCACCCACCAAGCCGCCTCAGGATGTCCCAGAAGGCCCCTCGATAGCCATCCCGGATGGCGTTCGTGAGGAGAGTGTTCTCATTGTAGTTATAGTTCCGGTCGTCGACGTCACCCCCCATGAAGAAAAACCGCTCATCGCCAGCGACAAGGCCGGCCAGATACCCCAGGGCATCCTCCCCGAGCGCCGAAGACAGATAGAAGACGGGGGCAAAATATTTCTCGTCCCTTACTCCTCGAAGGTTGGGGTTTTGCTCTACAGGCCCCTGCCTGCGCACCATGGCCGCCAGCCTGGTTCCAGGGAATATACGCACCCCTAGGCTAGCGCCTACCCTAAAGGGGGATAGCCGTTTCATTGTCTCAATGGTCTCCCTCAGCGAATTGCGGGTCTCCCCGGGACCGCCGAGGAGCAGGTCGTACATAAAAACGATGCCCTGTTGGTGGCATAGCTGGGTGGTTCGCGCCACATCCTCGACGGTGAAGTCCCGCTTCAGAGTGCGCAGCATCCGCTCACTTGCGCTATCGACGCCAAAGTCGATGCCGGCGCACCCCGCCTTCTGGAACAGTGTGACAAGCTCCTCACTAAAGGGGGCGGGGCTACAGTATGCATACCATCTCACCCGGGAGGCTAACCCCCTGTTTACGATTTCACGGCATATCTCCCCGGCGTGAGCTGGCGGTAAATTGAACTCGCTATCGCAAAAGTGTAAATGGTCAATCCCCATCTGGAGCAGCACCTCGATCTCATCGACTACACTCCGCGGGTATCGCCGACGCACCCTCCTCCCCTTGGCCAGAGGGTCAGCGCAATAGATACATCGTCCGGTGCAGCCCCGCTTGGCCTCGATGCTGCCCATGCCCCCCTCCAAAAAGTAACGGCGGTTGTCCACCGCGTTTCTTTCCGGGGCGGGCATACCTTTTAGATCTATGTATTTGGGGGCATTGAGATGGAAGCCCTCTGTAACACGACACACCAGACCGGGGACCCCGTGGTAGTCCTCCCCGCCCACCATATTCCTAAGCAGCAAAGGGAGCGAGTATTCCCCCTCCCCCAAGATCCCCAGGTCGAGGCCGCAGTACTGGAGAATGTCCTCGGGCATGATGGAGAACCCCGACCCGCCAAGTATTATGTGAGCCGAGGTGTGCGCCCTGATACAATCGATTATCTCCTTGAGCCTGGGGATAAGGAAATCCCTGGTGATAAGGGAGGTGTCGTCGGTGTTTCGCAGGGTGATGGCGACGGCGAAGGCGCTTTTTGAAGCGAAATAGCCCTCGATCTCTCGAGCGAAATCCTCGGTATTTGGGCAAAAACAGAGATCGAGGAGGTCAACCTCAAAGCCGCTACCAGCGAGGGATGAGGCGAGATAGTCCAGAGCAATGGGCGCTACCGGCGGCCTCATCCGGTTAGGGTTAACCAGGAGCACCCTACGAGCCAGCGCTTTCTCCCTATCCGGACACATAGCCCTCCGCGGTCATATAGGGCACCGGCTTTTTGAAGGGCTTCACCTGCTCGCCCACCTCGTCCCTTATGATGAAGCCGGCGACGTGCATCAGGGTATCGAAAAGCCGGTCATCGATCTGCTCCTGAACCATGGCGGCCAGGCAGGGATAGTGGTGGTGGAGCATACCCGCCTCGAACTCAGCCTCGTCCGCGGAGACCCCCACCAGCCCCTGAGCCACATGCCTGGCGCTTCCGCATGCTGCGTCCCGGATAACGTCCACCGCCTCTATCTTCCTGGTCTCCGGGTTCACCGTTATCTTGAGCTGCGGCTTTCCGAAGTGCCGGGCGAAGGATGAAATAAGCTCGTTATCATAATTCCTGGAGCTGCGGCGATAGCCGTAGCTATCCAGTGTCAGGGTGCAGAAGGGCTTGGGGAAGACGCTGGCAATGCCCATGGCGTCGAGCTCACGCTGGAGCTGATTTGCCAACCCCGGGGGCAGCCACGCCGAATTATCGATGGGGGCGATGACCGCCCGCGCCCCGCTCAAGCTGGCCATTTCGGGAACCAGCTGTGCCGCGCCGGGTGACTCGCCCAGGTAGAGTAGCAGGTCTGCCCGGGGCAACTCTTCGGGGAGGAATTCCTCAGGCTCGTCTATAATCTGGGGCAGGGCGCGCGGCGGGGTGAAGACCTCGACTGTCCAGTCCGATGGACCATGGCTCCGTATATTTTCCACCTTCCGCGTGCCGAAATTGCCCTGCACAATGGCTAGAATTCGCAATGAATCATCTCCCTCACTCGCCCGAGCGGAAGCGCTGGTAGGCCACCATCCTGCCCAGCACCTTAGCTGCCCTGCGTCCGTCAGGGTAAAATGCAATCCCCCTGGTGGGCAACGGCTCCTCCATCACCGTCCTCAGCGCAGGCGTGGTGACGAAGACCGCTGGCTTGCCGGACTCTCTCACCGCCGCCAGCACCAACTCCACATAATCGGGCATCCAGCTACCGGCGGTGATGAGCAATATATCCACCCCGTCATCCTTCCCCAGCACCTCAATGGTATCGATATAGACCTGGCGGTTAAACGTGGACTGCATGCCCAGGTCCACCGGGTTATCGGTGCAGGTGCCCACGGCAGGGACAAACTCCGTCAGCCTCTTCCCGGTATCCTCGGAAAGCTCGGCGATCTCCAGCCCATATTCAATGCAGGCATCGGCGATGGCCACCCCCATGCCTCCCATTCCAGTAACTATAGCGACCCTGTTGCCCCCGGGCAGTTTAAGAAAGTAGAATGCCTGGAGGTAGTCAAGCATCTCCTCCGCACTATCCACCTTTATCATGCCCGTTTGCTGGAAGACAGCCTTCCACACCGCAGCCGAACCCGAGAGTGCTCCGGTGTGGGAGGAGGCGGCGCGTGAGCCCACATCGCTTGTCCCGCCCTTCCACAGCATGATGGGCTTTTTCCTGGAGACCTCTCTGGCAAGCCGGTAGAAGCGTGGTCCTTCGACCACCCCCTCCAGGTAGGCTATTATGATGCCGGTCTCCGGGTCCTGGCCGAAGTACTCCAGCAGGTCCGACTCATTTAGGTCACACTCGTTCCCGAAGCTTATGGCCTTGCTGAAATGGATCCCCTGAGCCGCCGCAGCCACGGGGAACATCACCGAAAGGGAGCCGCTCTGGGTGAACATGCCCACCGTGCCACTCTCTCTGGGCAAGACACCGGCAAAGTTAACCAGGTTGGAAGCAGGACAGTAAATGCCAACGCAGTTAGGCCCGATGAGCCTGGTACCATTCTTACGCGCAATCCCAACAAACTCTCGCTCCAGCCTTCTGCCCTCTCTATCCTTCTCCCCGAAACCCGAGGTACATATCACCACCCCCTGGATGCCCTTCAGGGCGCAATCACGTACCACACCGGGCACCGTTTCCCGCGGAGAGAACACCACCGCCAGGTCCACGTCCCCCGGTATATCCTGCGCCCTGGGGTAAGCCTTCACCCCGCACACCTCCTGCTCGCTGGGGTGAACCACGTAAAGCTTGCCCCTGTCAAAGCCCTGCTGAATAAAACCTCTCAGAAAAAACTGTCCCAGGTTCCCGTCGCTGTTGGAAGCCCCTACGATAGCCACCCCCCGCGGGTGGAAGATTCGCTCCAGCTCATCTATAGTTTTCCTATTTTTCAGTCTCTTCCCCTTCCCGCTCCAGTGTGTCGCGCCAAGTTTGAAGCAGGGCCTTGCTGGCGAGGAGTTCATTAGTGGCAGAATAAGGGTCGATGTCGCCATGTTCCACCCT of the Dehalococcoidia bacterium genome contains:
- a CDS encoding DUF166 family protein, translated to MRILAIVQGNFGTRKVENIRSHGPSDWTVEVFTPPRALPQIIDEPEEFLPEELPRADLLLYLGESPGAAQLVPEMASLSGARAVIAPIDNSAWLPPGLANQLQRELDAMGIASVFPKPFCTLTLDSYGYRRSSRNYDNELISSFARHFGKPQLKITVNPETRKIEAVDVIRDAACGSARHVAQGLVGVSADEAEFEAGMLHHHYPCLAAMVQEQIDDRLFDTLMHVAGFIIRDEVGEQVKPFKKPVPYMTAEGYVSG
- a CDS encoding CoA-binding protein codes for the protein MATSTLILPLMNSSPARPCFKLGATHWSGKGKRLKNRKTIDELERIFHPRGVAIVGASNSDGNLGQFFLRGFIQQGFDRGKLYVVHPSEQEVCGVKAYPRAQDIPGDVDLAVVFSPRETVPGVVRDCALKGIQGVVICTSGFGEKDREGRRLEREFVGIARKNGTRLIGPNCVGIYCPASNLVNFAGVLPRESGTVGMFTQSGSLSVMFPVAAAAQGIHFSKAISFGNECDLNESDLLEYFGQDPETGIIIAYLEGVVEGPRFYRLAREVSRKKPIMLWKGGTSDVGSRAASSHTGALSGSAAVWKAVFQQTGMIKVDSAEEMLDYLQAFYFLKLPGGNRVAIVTGMGGMGVAIADACIEYGLEIAELSEDTGKRLTEFVPAVGTCTDNPVDLGMQSTFNRQVYIDTIEVLGKDDGVDILLITAGSWMPDYVELVLAAVRESGKPAVFVTTPALRTVMEEPLPTRGIAFYPDGRRAAKVLGRMVAYQRFRSGE
- a CDS encoding radical SAM protein codes for the protein MCPDREKALARRVLLVNPNRMRPPVAPIALDYLASSLAGSGFEVDLLDLCFCPNTEDFAREIEGYFASKSAFAVAITLRNTDDTSLITRDFLIPRLKEIIDCIRAHTSAHIILGGSGFSIMPEDILQYCGLDLGILGEGEYSLPLLLRNMVGGEDYHGVPGLVCRVTEGFHLNAPKYIDLKGMPAPERNAVDNRRYFLEGGMGSIEAKRGCTGRCIYCADPLAKGRRVRRRYPRSVVDEIEVLLQMGIDHLHFCDSEFNLPPAHAGEICREIVNRGLASRVRWYAYCSPAPFSEELVTLFQKAGCAGIDFGVDSASERMLRTLKRDFTVEDVARTTQLCHQQGIVFMYDLLLGGPGETRNSLRETIETMKRLSPFRVGASLGVRIFPGTRLAAMVRRQGPVEQNPNLRGVRDEKYFAPVFYLSSALGEDALGYLAGLVAGDERFFFMGGDVDDRNYNYNENTLLTNAIRDGYRGAFWDILRRLGG
- a CDS encoding NAD(P)/FAD-dependent oxidoreductase, which translates into the protein MPDKYDVVIVGGGPAGLFAALELCKASDLSILLVEKGKDIDSRVCPFMEKGISCPPCTPCDLVSGLGGAGAFSDGKLTLSADVGGRLVDYVGLDKTRELVQYVDSSYLQFGGSNRVYGSGDEIEELGRRATLADLRLIPMTVRHLGTERSRSVLCAMRDFLSSRVEVKLGTVAHTVLTENGTVKGIETKDGQRFECRYLLIAPGREGADWLVREAERLGLTLQINPVDVGVRVEVPEAVLSELTDALYECKLEYYSKAFDDRVRTFCMCPAGEVTMESTGGSDPVTTVNGHSYAERKTKNTNFALLVSTTFTEPFRDPIAYGRHLAHLANILSGGVIVQRLGDLMEGRRSTPERIERGIIRPTLRSATPGDLSFALPYRHLKGIIEMLDAMDRLAPGVASRHTLLYGIEVKFYSSRLALSQSLESEIANLFAAGDGAGVTRGLVQASASGVVVAREIMKRAGIATDS